tatagTTGGATTGTACAGGACCTTGATGTAAAACAGCATTCACTTGCTGATCTTGTTATCctgtcaaaatatgttgaaatagaataaaatgaaataaaatcatccTTCGTAATGTCTACTTGACGATGCTTTAGAAAGTAGCGCTGAAGTCCGTATCGAATCGTGATCATCGATCGCTTGGCATAGAGCTCCCCGTCGCTTCGTCGTACTTCTGCATAAAATGTCCGAAGGAAAGTGTTCAATTCGGTGGATTCCATAATATACGGTGCGCCACCTATCGGTTGTAGCGGACAGGCCGAAATCCGCAATGCCTTATGGGAAAAAGTCGACATCAAAATTACTCGCATTATATTATGCACATGCAACAGCGCAGCGCAGCTCAGCCGGCCGCGACGGACGGGCGGGCggcgaatattttttccgtacatggaaacgctacaggacatgaattattcataagttgagctgaaagaatgaaatgcgcATGCACATGGACTTGGACAATGAAcgccacatgcacatgcacatgaaTGCACATTCGCTTCATAGCGAAGTAGCCCTACTGTTCTGTCGTAGCGGTTTATTTACGAACGAATACGAGTACCCGATCGACAAAAAAAGGCGTGCGAAAGATTTCGGAAGAACTCTCATTtggccatttatgcatgtacgaatagtggtaatgtggcATCAATTCCAAGCCTATGGCTGTAGTTTAGGTTGTAGCTTGTAAAGCTGTTTATTTCATCCCCACGCGAGCTGCGAATGTACCTGCTTCAAATCGACTGCACTTTCTTCGAACCCTGCATGCTCGCTCATGCTCGCCACGCCGGCTGCCCTGGCTGCGCTGACAATCACGATGCTGTCTGCTCCCCGCATATTTACCAGCGGGGTTACGTAGGGCACTCATGAACTGCGAAtcgtatgtactgtatgtaatgtatgattgcgggtaccacctatcgtcaccctaaggatctgtagcttgtttattccaaaagtataaaacaaattcgccTAAATCTTATCTCAATATGCCATAagtactgcagttttgaatgtcgtgaccatTTTCTTCGCGCAGCGGGGTACTTAGATCGGCACCCCtccctccataggtaatacacgtgaatttcacagccatgcgtcgttaccgtgagcggatgtgtaattgaaACGTGTTCAGTctcgtttgttagtttgtttgtgagtttgattttcgtttcttcgtttttattgttttcatagcaaatggcacttaatcccacgcgtacatttcgttctatacgcaaacagccatgatacgcagggtgccgatgtcaaggtaccctgccgataggtggtacccccttaccatacactgtatgtacagtatgcgaGTCCGTTCATTCGTGTACAAATTGGCCGAGCTATAGAATTGCTTAGTCCACGCGCTtgcgcacttcaaaatttcagctcaacttatgaataattcatatcctttgcaactgattgacaaattgccccacatcgacgtaaataagcactgaattgatcagtgttttagtagtagccatgataaaaaatcatgggcgtacatactcgagcaggattcgaacctacgacctcctgatcaccggacaggcgtcatctccactagaccaccgagctttcgcccgacagcaagtgttggttctaatccttatagcatgcagcgggtactgctttgttattcaaattcatgaaattcttccgtcgagatgttttcattgcaactgattgacaaattgccccacatcgacgtaaataagcactgaattgatcagtgttttagtaatagccatgataaaaaatcatgggcgtacatactcgagcaggattcgaacctacgacctcctgatcaccggacaggcgtcatctccactagaccaccgagctttcgcccgacagcaagtgttggttctaatccttatagcatgcagcgggtactgctttgttattcaaattcatgaaattcttgaatttcatgaatttgaataattcatatcctgtagcgtttccatgtacggaaaaaatattcgcgggCGGGCGCCCTGGCTGTGTCGGCCGGATATCAATTGCGAGATCGAGAGATAGATCGATACGGTATGGTATTAGCAGCAAAATGGCTTTTCCGTGTTGCATGTTCGACGCGACGTATGTACACTCCAAACTGCAGGCTTGGCTTTTGACTTATTTCATTGGCAAAAGACACCAAAGCTGGTTGGGAAAAAGGGAATCTAACATGCCAAACTGTTACTTACCTGCTGTTCTAAACAGACTCAACTAGGGCTGCCAAAGCCTCCTTACCTTGTGCTTCTTGGCCTTCTGGTCTGGCTTGGCCCGCCTCTCCTGACTGCACGGAAGGTATGCCACTGAGTCATTCAGGTATTTCTTCAGTTCGTCGACTCGCATTCGCCGGAAGACAGCTAGGTCTTGGGGATCTGCCTTTTTCGCCTTGGGCCTtgggtttggggggggggggggggggggggtctgccATTTTTTAAAGTCCGCTGTGCTTTGTGGCGACCGTAACGCGTACCTCTAGTTACCGCGTATACCGATCGCCAGCAGGCGCTCGGCCAGTATAGTTATTGTACAGTAAACAGTGCATTGCGCATGCAGCTACTGTTTGCTGCGCTGCATGCAGCGTAGCTCTAGCTGCATAGCGCGATGTCGACCCCAAAGTTGAAAATCGGCCTGTCCGCTACAACCGATAGGTGGCGCACCGTATTTGGAATCCACCGAATTCTGGAGAAGTAGAATGCTCGGTCACATGAGAAAAATCTATGTTTTTCTGTTCGCAATATGTCCTCAAAATGCTCTAGGAGTGATTAAAAACGCCCTTGTTCTTCTGGAATCCTTTCCATCGACGATAGACTGTAACTCCACCtcagaaagagatagaaatcGCTGATCTCGCCCACTCTCGCGAAGAGGTAAACTGGCCATTTTGACCGATGGAAGTTAGAGCTTGATTAACCGGTTAACTACTAGTACGTTAGGGCCGACAATTTTTTCCGATCACAAATTATCGATCATTAATAATTTTCTGATCGAAATTATCTACCGCAATTTTGCTTTCGCTGTTATCGATAGCCCTGTAAGTAATATGTTCTTCACGAAATGAtatcaacatacgatagcaattgTAAACAATTGACTCATCTCCTATTTATTAACACGGGATTCCCCGTGCCAAAATCAGCGTTATAGTGGCACGATCGTGACACTATAACGGAATTTTTGCACAATCACGTGACGCTATCCGACCAATCACAACGCATATTTCACTCTACCTATTTACTATTAGACGTTTACTCCTGATCACTGCGCTGCACTATAAGTACAAGTACACCGTGAAGTAGACTCCGCAAAAGATATAAACTCTGGCCAACGCGACGTAGCTGGACAACAGGTAAGCACCACCACACACCCCCAAGCCTAACCGAAAGAGGTTCTAACTTCTATATATATACTCGTTAAGTATGTAACATAATACCTCTTTGGCCTAACCGCACTGGCGACTGCAATCCTGAGGTGGTTACTGGTTTAAGCACTGCTCTATATACGAACATGACACGAAGCACGTCGAGTGAATTTACATGCAGGCAGGCCCAGTTCCTTGTACCAGTATTCAGCTGAATAGACGATACTTATAACAATGAGCCTCACTAACCAAGCAAGCAAGATGTTATATAAAGTATAAATGGAGAATCTACACTAAAGCTAAGGCCTAGTTGTAACCTACGGTTTACACTGACTGGGCACCAGTGTCCCCAGCGACTCATACGCTCCAGGGTTAGGTTTTACATGAGTGTACTCGAAGGGATTTACTGAATAGCCTTGGGATTAGAATACAGTATCATGCATGTAAAGTGTAGCAGGGTTGCTTACAGTCCATTGCGGAAGTGTTTAACATTCTAGCTCCTGAGTATCTGGGCGCTCCATTGTACAGTAACTGTTGTACTGAGGCCCGTACGCGAAGACCGGTCAAAATAACTCGTAGTACTAATATGTGTTTGGCTGTACAGTAATTCGCATGCTCCATGCTTGTCTTCAGATCAGAAGAGCCAATGCACAAGGTGTGTGCAGCCTTTACACATAGCCCACAATATACCTAAAGGTGGATGTACATGAGTTTTACCTTCttccccaccccatcccccgccaaaaaaaaaagacaagaggAAGATAATGGAATCAAATATGTCATGAGTTTTAATGAACGACATGCacaattcaaatgtgataagAGTACAGAAAATACTGTAACTTGATTCCAAAGTACAGACGGCTTACACTTTGTAATCACAGTGATGTGTGAATGACTTCTTTAACCATGGCAATAGATTCTACAGCGAAGGAGCAGATGCAGGGATTCCATATAGGAGAGAGGGGCTCCTTTAacaaataaaggggggcgtgtgCCCAGTGTACCccttcctggatccgccactgtactAGTTATGTACTGGCCATCTTCACAGTGAGAAGACTAATGCAATTTTCAAttaacaaattttcaaattaaCTTGAGCACATTGAAAACATTATGTACACGGCTCTGCTCCAATGTAAGATGGGAAACAATCCTATTCCCTCCTTGGTTGCGTTTAACAATAAGGAATACAGCCGCCAACACTGAAGATTTCCAAAGAAGATATGAATTGTGTACAATATGGAAAAGGTAACAAGATAAAGTTTCTCTTGGTAATAAAATTGATAATCATTTTTGTTATGATATGGCTTtgttctgccccccccccctttttgcaCCTAGAGAGGCACTTTGGTTACCTGTAAATCACAACAGTTGAGCTAAAAAGAAATGTATCCTCATTCATCTAGTCTCAGTGGTTTCGTGTACTAAGTACTGTGACCAAAGATCCTGGCCAACCTATGAACTTACCATTGTTACAGTGAGCCACTATATCTGCCCTGTGCCAGAGATGTTTGTTGAGGAATCCCTAATGGGGTCGGAGAGCTGGTGGGGCGTAGATAGTTTTAGTTTTTATTTATCCACCAAACAAACATGTCATAAACATAGTCAAGACAGTCAATAGTTGAAGTACTTGAAGTGTTCTTAGACTGTTACAGGTACACAGTGAAATACGTGTAGTCCTTTAATGTACATCATTGTTGAAAGGAGCTGTCAAGATTGCATCAAAGTAGTAACATTATTTACTGCTTGATATTTTGTAGCATATTGATACTCGAGATGTTACTAACCAGGAAGAAGATAGCACAGTAGTATGTGTGGGACATTCATAGATAAGCCACATTCTTTTGAAGACAGAATAAGGCTCCCTCTACAATGTACTACAGGAAACCACAGGGGAAACCGAAAGTAAAGTAAACTGAAACATATGGGGGAAAATTGCCAAGCCCAGTGTCGTGCATATTCCTCAAAAAATGTGACCCATTTTCTGAACTCCAGATTCATCCGTGCAACTCTTGTCTACTTGTGGCAGCGTTTTAACTTGAGAAATGGTATTCCTGAACAATATTGCAGAGTATTGACATTGTTGTCCATTTTTGACATgctcttataaaaaaaaaagtatcttttGAGTTGCAGTTGGCTGGATAGAAGCAAGGAGCTGAAGCTCCTTGATAGAAGTGATTGGAACTTCATtaattaaaggtgcatagtcccggtagtgtagagagcgttgttgatgatactgccgatcatcgttagcattgatacgaagattaccgaagttgagttgtcatcaagagtaaagtgcgtaggtgttgctaagtaacgttgccttcgttgtcttctctgcgcatcgcgcagtctgtagtaatgccagggtgcgtgcatatgtgcttgtttaTTATGACATCGCAAAAGAAGTTTgataaagctgtcatccccctcagccgtatcatgagccgaactgtgatcggaccactgactacagtgaatcggacttcttcggactcggggaagtgggccaaagcgtcagcgctaaagaggagtcgatagcgtaggtctctataggaaacttgcgccgtgcgcccgcgtacgcatttgactaaaacaccgggaccatgcacctttaaaacaTCCTGACCATAGACTAAAACTGTAAGTTTTATcaactttgagaaaaaaaatctaatttctGCTCTACATCAGGATTATGACAACATATTCTATGTGTTGATATTATTCCTATTGCAGAAAAGTACTCTCAACCTTACTTAAAAGTaattcaatcagttgcaagattCTCAGTGAATACTAACATGCAATGGGGCCAACTGGATATCATGTTGTCTCTACATAAACCAACAAGTTTGTTCCATCTTTGTAACTTATATTGTAGGTTTTGCATCATGGCCCTCTCTAAACAGCCACCAACCAGGCATGCAGAGCAGCTAGCTGTTGCAAACAACACTTTTGGGATGCAACTTTTCCAAGTCctgaagggggaaaaagagaacAAGAACCTGTTTTTCTCTCCCTTCAGCATCTCAACTGCTTTGGCTTTGACCTACATTGGAGCTCGAGAGGAAACAGCATTACAAATGTCCAGTGTGCTTCAGTTCAGTAAATTTAGTGACAGCAAAGTTCATCAAGCATTCAAGGAACTAACAACACATCTCGTCACTCAGAATCCTGGTTACACACTAAAAACTGCCAATAAGCTGTATGGAAAAGCAGCTTATCCATTCACTGAAGAGTTCCTGCAAATTGCTGCAAGGTTTTATGATTCCATGGTAGAAGCTGTGCCAGATTTGGGGTCTCCTGCAGCAAGGAGGAGCATTAATGATTGGGTCTCTGAACAGACCAATGGAAAGATTAAAGACCTCATTGCACCTGGAGTGCTTGGACCACTGACAAGACTTGTCCTAGTGAATGCCATCTACTTCAAGGGGAACTGGGCATCTCAGTTTGATGGAAACATAACTAAAGCAGATGTTTTCAAAGTTCTTGATGACCGTCAGAAAGTACCCGTCAATTTCATGTTTCAGTCCGGTAAATTTCCGGTTGCTGTAGATGACCCTAATGACTGCATTGTCTTAGAAATGCCATACAAGGGTCAAGATTTGAATATGCTGGTCATTTTGCCAAACGAGGATGATGGCCTTCCAAAGCTGGAAGAGAAACTGTCTGCTGAAGTACTTCAAGGTTGGAATAAGAACTTACGAAAGAAGCTTGTCAAAGTCTGGATGCCAAAGTTTAAACTGGAAGATGTGTTCAGTCTAAATCAAGCCCTTATCAAGATGGGAATGAAGGATGCCTTTGATGGAAAAAGAGCTAATTTTTCAGGCATTTCAGGAAAACAAGACCTCTTCATCTCTGAAGTTGTCCACAAGGCTTTTGTGGATGTGAATGAAAAGGGAAgtgaagcagcagcagcaacagcttttgtttttattagaaAGTGTTCCATGCCACATGAACCAGAAAAGCCAATTATCTTTCGGGCTGACCATCCATTCCTGTTCATGATTTGTCACCGTGAGAGCCAAACGATCTTATTCCTTGGGCGAGTCATGGACACTGCTTGAACAGTCCGAGGTCTTGTTTCTC
The sequence above is a segment of the Diadema setosum chromosome 12, eeDiaSeto1, whole genome shotgun sequence genome. Coding sequences within it:
- the LOC140235855 gene encoding leukocyte elastase inhibitor-like encodes the protein MALSKQPPTRHAEQLAVANNTFGMQLFQVLKGEKENKNLFFSPFSISTALALTYIGAREETALQMSSVLQFSKFSDSKVHQAFKELTTHLVTQNPGYTLKTANKLYGKAAYPFTEEFLQIAARFYDSMVEAVPDLGSPAARRSINDWVSEQTNGKIKDLIAPGVLGPLTRLVLVNAIYFKGNWASQFDGNITKADVFKVLDDRQKVPVNFMFQSGKFPVAVDDPNDCIVLEMPYKGQDLNMLVILPNEDDGLPKLEEKLSAEVLQGWNKNLRKKLVKVWMPKFKLEDVFSLNQALIKMGMKDAFDGKRANFSGISGKQDLFISEVVHKAFVDVNEKGSEAAAATAFVFIRKCSMPHEPEKPIIFRADHPFLFMICHRESQTILFLGRVMDTA